In one Nicotiana tomentosiformis chromosome 6, ASM39032v3, whole genome shotgun sequence genomic region, the following are encoded:
- the LOC108948762 gene encoding uncharacterized protein — MKINLDDLDKLGHNICEDLVKYNKERWRKAFFQTFSKCDSVDNNMCESFNTWILGPRHKTIISMLEEIRVKVMSRVAKMREFAETWQDGVYPMAMMVFNTNVEKSMRVDFIFNGDTCFELKDGPYKFIVDLRTGYRSCRSWELKGISCPYAITAMHFKRLDPSENIVHWYIKETYMKAYSHFIQPVPNMIIWPESSNPKVLPPPVQNMPGRVRKNRRKEVGEIKRAEKLSKKGITMTCSICKASTHNMRSCPTRPTTNQETTNCSQQSTTKPSRKRGRKESDNASISKASTSTGGKSGGGEQEATTRGLGFKDMVYLLHSLVLQVLI, encoded by the exons ATGAAAATAAATCTAGATGATCTTGATAAATTAGGTCATAACATTTGTGAAGACCTAGTTAAATATAACAAAGAAAGATGGCGCAAAGCATTCTTCCAAACATTCTCCAAGTGTGACAGTGTTGACAATAACATGTGTGAAAGCTTCAATACTTGGATATTGGGCCCTAGACACAAGACAATCATATCAATGCTAGAGGAAATAAGGGTCAAAGTTATGAGTAGGGTAGCAAAGATGAGAGAATTTGCTGAAACTTGGCAGGATGGTGTATATCCAATGGCCATGATGGTGTTCAATACTAATGTTGAGAAGTCAATGAGGGTtgacttcatatttaatggagATACATGCTTTGAACTCAAAGATGGTCCATACAAGTTCATTGTAGATTTAAGAACAGGTTACCGCAGTTGCAGGTCTTGGGAACTGAAAGGCATTTCATGTCCATATGCTATAACAGCAATGCACTTCAAGAGACTTGATCCTTCAGAGAATATTGTACACTGGTACATAAAAGAGACCTACATGAAGGCATATTCACACTTCATACAACCAGTTCCCAACATGATAATCTGGCCAGAAAGTAGTAACCCCAAGGTATTACCTCCTCCAGTTCAAAATATGCCTGGAAGGGtaagaaaaaatagaagaaaggaagttggaGAAATAAAAAGAGCTGAAAAATTATCAAAGAAGGGAATAACTATGACATGCTCCATTTGCAAAGCAAGTACTCATAATATGAGGAGTTGTCCAACAAGACCAACAACTAATCAAGAG ACTACTAATTGCTCACAACAATCAACAACAAAACCTTCACGGAAGAGAGGCAGAAAGGAATCTGACAATGCATCTATAAGTAAGGCATCTACAAGTACTGGAGGAAAATCTGGGGGGGGGGAGCAAGAAGCCACTACAAGAGGCCTAGGCTTCAAGGACATGGTGTATTTGTTGCACAGCCTGGTTTTACAAGTATTAATATaa